From Lemur catta isolate mLemCat1 chromosome 19, mLemCat1.pri, whole genome shotgun sequence, a single genomic window includes:
- the HAS1 gene encoding hyaluronan synthase 1 encodes MTQDVPKPTPAARRCSGLARRVLTIAFALLILGLMTWAYAAGVPLASDRYGLLAFGLYGAFLSAHLVAQSLFAYLEHRRVAAAARRAAKRGPLDAATARSVALTISAYQEDPAYLRQCLASARALLYPRARLRVLMVVDGNRAEDLYMVDMFREVFADEDPATYVWDGNYHQPWEPAAAGAVGAGAYREVEAEDPGRLAVEALVRAHRCVCVAQRWGGKREVMYTAFKALGDSVDYVQVCDSDTRLDPMALLELVRVLDEDPRVGAVGGDVRILNPLDSWVSFLSSLRYWVAFNVERACQSYFHCVSCISGPLGLYRNNLLQQFLEAWYNQKFLGTHCTFGDDRHLTNRMLSMGYATKYTSRSRCYSETPSSFLRWLSQQTRWSKSYFREWLYNALWWHRHHAWMTYEAVVSGLFPFFVAATVLRLFYAGRPWALLWVLLCVQGVALAKAAFAAWLRGCLRMVLLSLYAPLYMCGLLPAKFLALVTMNQSGWGTSGRRKLAANYVPLLPLALWALLLLGGLVRSVAQEARADWSGPSRAAEAYHLAAGAGAYVGYWVVMLTLYWVGVRRLCRRRAGGYRVQV; translated from the exons ATGACACAG GACGTGCCCAAGCCCACCCCAGCAGCCCGCCGCTGCTCTGGCCTGGCCCGGCGGGTGCTCACCATCGCCTTCGCCCTGCTCATCCTGGGCCTCATGACCTGGGCCTACGCCGCCGGCGTGCCGCTGGCCTCCGATCGCTATGGTCTGCTGGCCTTTGGTCTCTACGGGGCCTTCCTCTCGGCGCACCTGGTGGCGCAAAGCCTCTTCGCGTACCTGGAGCACCGGCGGGTGGCGGCAGCCGCGCGGCGGGCGGCGAAGCGGGGGCCCCTGGACGCGGCCACTGCCCGGAGCGTGGCGCTGACCATCTCGGCGTACCAGGAGGACCCGGCGTACCTGCGCCAGTGCCTGGCGTCCGCCCGCGCCCTGCTGTACCCGCGCGCGCGGCTGCGCGTCCTCATGGTGGTGGACGGCAACCGCGCCGAGGACCTCTACATGGTCGACATGTTCCGCGAGGTCTTCGCCGACGAGGACCCCGCCACCTACGTGTGGGACGGCAACTACCACCAGCCCTGGGAACCTGCGGCGGCGGGCGCAGTGGGCGCCGGCGCCTACCGGGAGGTGGAGGCCGAGGATCCGGGGCGGCTGGCGGTGGAGGCGCTGGTGAGGGCGCACCGGTGCGTGTGCGTGGCGCAGCGCTGGGGCGGCAAGCGCGAGGTCATGTACACCGCCTTCAAGGCGCTCGGCGACTCGGTGGACTACGTGCAG GTCTGTGACTCGGACACAAGGCTGGACCCCATGGCACTGCTGGAGCTGGTGCGGGTGCTGGATGAGGACCCCCGGGTAGGGGCTGTCGGGGGGGACGTGCGGATCCTTAACCCTCTGGACTCCTGGGTCAGCTTCCTAAGCAGCCTGCGGTACTGGGTAGCCTTCAATGTGGAGCGGGCTTGTCAGAGCTACTTCCACTGTGTGTCCTGCATCAGCGGCCCCCTAG GCCTATACAGGAACAACCTTCTGCAGCAGTTTCTTGAGGCCTGGTACAACCAGAAGTTCCTGGGCACCCACTGTACTTTTGGGGATGACCGGCACCTCACCAACCGCATGCTCAGCATGGGTTACGCTACCAA GTACACCTCCAGGTCCCGCTGCTACTCGGAGACGCCGTCGTCCTTCCTGCGCTGGCTGAGCCAGCAGACGCGCTGGTCCAAGTCGTACTTCCGCGAGTGGCTGTACAACGCGCTGTGGTGGCACCGGCATCATGCATGGATGACCTACGAGGCGGTGGTCTCGGGCCTCTTCCCTTTCTTCGTGGCGGCCACTGTGCTGCGGCTCTTCTATGCCGGCCGCCCGTGGGCGCTGCTCTGGGTGCTCCTGTGCGTGCAGGGCGTGGCGCTGGCCAAGGCGGCCTTCGCGGCCTGGCTGCGGGGCTGCCTGCGCATGGTGCTGCTGTCGCTCTACGCGCCCCTCTACATGTGCGGCCTCCTGCCGGCCAAGTTCCTGGCGCTGGTCACCATGAACCAGAGCGGCTGGGGCACGTCGGGCCGGCGGAAGCTGGCCGCTAACTATGTCCCTCTGCTGCCGCTGGCCCTCTGGGCTCTGCTGCTGCTCGGGGGCCTGGTTCGCAGCGTGGCCCAAGAGGCCAGGGCCGATTGGAGCGGCCCCTCCCGGGCTGCCGAGGCCTACCACCTGGCCGCAGGGGCCGGCGCCTACGTGGGCTACTGGGTGGTCATGTTGACGCTCTACTGGGTGGGCGTGCGGAGGCTCTGCCGGCGGCGGGCGGGGGGCTACCGCGTCCAGGTGTGA